Proteins from a genomic interval of Arthrobacter sp. CAN_C5:
- a CDS encoding dicarboxylate/amino acid:cation symporter translates to MNSAALVVGLGLGLLAKYTGHTEETPTALGSTLGTIGSSYVSLLQAAVVPLIFTAVVSSISNLRAVHNAARLAGQTLLWFGITALIAVVIGMGLGSLFQPGAGTGATPPEEYSGRTGSWWAFLTGLIPANFLGLRAATSAGESGDLTTALSFNVLQVLVVAVAVGIAALKVGKPAEPFLNFTASALAVIQKVLWWIIRIAPIGTVGLIGNAVAVYGWDTIGSLGKFTLAIYLGLALVMLVVYPVLIRAHGLSVRQYFSGAWPAIQLAFVSRSSIGTLPLTQRVTERNLGVPRAYASFAVPLGATTKMDGCAAIYPAIAALFVAQFFGIDLSLTQYLLIALVSVLGSAATAGTTGAVVMLTLTLSTLGLPLAGVGLLLAVDPILDMGRTALNVAGQALIPTIVAKREGILDADLYNAPRTGDPFADDSPAAETGSANTPQLADARG, encoded by the coding sequence CTGAACTCGGCGGCCCTGGTCGTCGGCCTGGGTCTTGGCCTGCTGGCCAAGTACACCGGCCACACCGAGGAGACGCCCACCGCACTTGGCTCGACCCTTGGCACGATCGGCAGCAGCTACGTGTCGTTGCTGCAGGCCGCCGTCGTCCCGTTGATTTTCACCGCGGTGGTCAGCTCCATCAGCAACCTCCGCGCGGTGCACAACGCCGCGCGGCTCGCCGGACAGACCCTGCTCTGGTTCGGGATCACGGCTCTGATCGCCGTCGTCATCGGGATGGGCCTCGGTTCCCTCTTCCAGCCGGGCGCGGGAACCGGTGCCACCCCTCCCGAGGAGTACTCGGGCCGGACCGGGAGCTGGTGGGCGTTCCTGACGGGCCTCATCCCCGCCAACTTCCTCGGTCTGCGCGCGGCGACCTCCGCTGGCGAGTCGGGTGACCTGACCACGGCGCTGAGCTTCAACGTACTCCAGGTGCTGGTGGTCGCGGTCGCCGTCGGCATTGCCGCCCTCAAGGTCGGCAAGCCTGCAGAACCGTTCCTGAACTTCACCGCCTCAGCGCTGGCCGTCATCCAGAAGGTGCTGTGGTGGATCATCCGCATTGCCCCGATCGGGACCGTCGGGCTGATCGGCAACGCCGTTGCGGTTTACGGCTGGGACACTATCGGCTCGTTGGGCAAGTTCACGCTGGCCATCTATCTGGGACTGGCCCTGGTCATGTTGGTCGTGTACCCGGTCCTGATCCGGGCCCACGGTTTGTCGGTGCGGCAGTATTTCTCCGGGGCGTGGCCTGCCATCCAGTTGGCGTTCGTCTCGCGCTCCTCAATTGGCACCCTGCCCCTGACGCAGCGGGTCACCGAGCGGAACCTGGGCGTTCCCCGCGCCTACGCCTCGTTCGCGGTTCCGCTGGGCGCCACCACCAAAATGGACGGCTGCGCCGCGATCTACCCTGCCATTGCTGCCCTCTTCGTTGCCCAGTTCTTCGGGATCGACCTGAGCCTGACGCAGTACCTGCTGATTGCACTTGTCTCGGTCCTCGGTTCCGCGGCCACGGCAGGGACCACCGGCGCTGTCGTGATGCTCACGCTGACCCTTTCCACTCTCGGGCTGCCGCTGGCAGGTGTGGGCTTGCTGCTCGCCGTCGACCCAATCCTCGACATGGGCCGAACCGCCCTGAACGTGGCTGGCCAGGCGCTCATCCCCACGATCGTCGCCAAGCGCGAGGGCATCCTGGACGCCGACCTGTACAACGCACCCCGCACCGGCGACCCGTTCGCCGATGACTCCCCCGCCGCCGAAACGGGATCTGCCAACACACCACAGCTGGCCGACGCCCGCGGCTAG
- a CDS encoding nucleoside triphosphate pyrophosphatase: MTSHLILASASPARTKVLSDAGIRHSVLVSDVDEEAVAARYGPLDAFDTSLLLARAKAEAVAAVDGSEGALVIGCDSIFEFEGAAHGKPWEPDIARARIRRMSGSFGVLHTGHWLVDTRDPSDGGSGATVGAVASASVHFAQLSDDEIDAYVATGEPLQVAGSFTIDGLGGAFITRVDGDPHAVIGLSVSTLRGLLASANLTVMDFWT; this comes from the coding sequence ATGACGTCCCACCTGATCCTCGCCTCCGCCTCTCCCGCCCGCACCAAGGTCCTGTCCGATGCGGGCATCCGCCACTCGGTGCTGGTCTCCGACGTTGACGAGGAAGCGGTCGCCGCACGGTACGGGCCCCTCGATGCGTTTGACACCTCCCTCCTCCTTGCCCGCGCCAAGGCAGAGGCGGTCGCCGCGGTGGACGGCTCGGAGGGGGCGCTGGTGATCGGCTGCGACTCGATCTTCGAGTTCGAGGGCGCTGCCCACGGCAAACCGTGGGAACCCGATATCGCGCGTGCCCGGATCCGCCGGATGAGCGGCTCGTTTGGCGTGCTGCACACCGGCCACTGGCTGGTGGATACCCGTGATCCCTCCGACGGCGGATCCGGCGCCACGGTGGGTGCGGTGGCCTCCGCCTCGGTGCACTTCGCCCAACTGTCCGACGACGAGATCGACGCCTATGTGGCCACCGGCGAACCGCTCCAGGTCGCCGGGTCATTCACGATCGACGGGCTGGGCGGGGCGTTCATCACCCGGGTCGACGGCGATCCGCACGCCGTCATCGGGCTGAGCGTCTCGACTCTGCGCGGGTTGCTGGCCTCGGCAAACCTCACCGTGATGGACTTCTGGACCTAG
- a CDS encoding DUF885 domain-containing protein produces the protein MTRAKTAIDAVADAYTETLLQLDPGFATELGFPGHETEYRDYSPAGLEAWAEATRETLGRLTDLEPADDVDRVTLDAMQERLGLELEIHESGLNLADLNNLASPAQEIRMIFDLMPTATAEQWGHIAGRLHNIPDALGGYLTSLRAGKDRGLVPADRQIRIVIDQTAKYAEDGGFFDDFVSNASLEVGELPDGVRQDLMAGSAAARAAYGRLGAFLQEELLPAAPAKDAVGRDHYALMSRRFLGAVVDLEETYQWGVEELDRVIAEQEAVANEIKPGASIEEAMKILDETPEMQLQGTDALQSWMQQLSDKAVNELAGVHFDIPDLMRTIECKIAPTHEGGIYYSGPSDDFSRPGRMWWSVPEGEDSFTTWKETTTVYHEGVPGHHLQIATATMQRGLLNNWRRNAVWVSGHGEGWALYAERLMQELGYLDHPGDRLGMLDAQRMRAARVVFDIGVHLELDVPERWGTGTWTPDKGYEFLKKNIAISEGQLDFEFNRYLGWPGQAPSYKIGQRLWEQIRDEVRSREGDAFDLRGFHTRALNLGSVGLDTLRRALVG, from the coding sequence ATGACCCGGGCGAAAACCGCGATTGACGCCGTCGCCGACGCCTATACCGAGACCCTGCTGCAGCTCGATCCGGGCTTCGCGACCGAGCTCGGCTTCCCCGGCCACGAAACCGAATACCGCGACTACTCCCCCGCAGGCCTTGAGGCCTGGGCCGAGGCCACCAGGGAAACACTCGGTCGTCTCACCGATCTGGAGCCCGCCGACGACGTCGACCGCGTCACCCTCGACGCCATGCAGGAGCGTCTCGGCCTTGAACTCGAGATCCACGAGTCCGGCCTGAACCTGGCGGACCTGAACAACCTCGCCTCCCCGGCACAGGAGATCAGGATGATCTTTGACCTGATGCCCACCGCGACAGCCGAGCAGTGGGGTCACATTGCTGGCCGTCTGCACAACATTCCTGACGCTCTCGGCGGCTACCTCACCTCGCTTCGCGCCGGCAAGGACCGCGGCCTGGTACCGGCGGACCGCCAGATCCGGATCGTGATTGACCAGACCGCCAAGTACGCGGAGGACGGCGGATTCTTTGATGATTTCGTGTCGAACGCCTCCCTTGAGGTCGGTGAGCTGCCGGACGGGGTACGCCAGGACCTCATGGCCGGGTCGGCCGCAGCCCGCGCCGCGTACGGACGCCTCGGTGCCTTCCTGCAGGAGGAGCTACTCCCCGCCGCGCCAGCCAAGGACGCGGTCGGCCGGGACCACTACGCGCTGATGTCGCGCCGGTTCCTGGGCGCCGTCGTCGATCTTGAAGAGACCTATCAGTGGGGGGTCGAAGAACTCGATCGGGTGATCGCCGAGCAGGAAGCGGTAGCCAACGAGATCAAGCCAGGCGCCTCCATTGAGGAAGCCATGAAAATCCTCGATGAGACGCCCGAAATGCAGCTGCAGGGTACTGACGCGCTGCAGTCCTGGATGCAGCAGCTCTCCGACAAGGCAGTGAATGAACTGGCGGGAGTCCACTTCGACATCCCCGACCTCATGCGCACGATCGAATGCAAGATCGCGCCCACCCATGAGGGCGGCATCTACTACTCCGGTCCCAGCGACGACTTTTCCCGCCCCGGCCGGATGTGGTGGTCGGTCCCCGAGGGAGAGGACTCCTTCACCACCTGGAAAGAGACGACCACCGTCTACCACGAGGGCGTCCCCGGGCATCACCTGCAGATTGCGACCGCAACCATGCAGCGGGGTCTGCTGAACAACTGGAGGCGCAACGCGGTCTGGGTGTCCGGCCACGGCGAGGGCTGGGCACTGTACGCAGAGCGGCTGATGCAGGAACTGGGTTACCTCGACCACCCGGGTGACCGGCTGGGCATGCTCGATGCGCAGCGGATGCGGGCGGCACGGGTGGTCTTCGACATCGGGGTTCACCTGGAACTGGACGTCCCCGAACGCTGGGGCACCGGCACCTGGACCCCCGACAAGGGGTATGAGTTCCTGAAGAAGAACATTGCCATCTCCGAGGGCCAGCTGGACTTCGAGTTCAACCGCTACCTGGGCTGGCCGGGCCAGGCCCCCTCGTACAAGATTGGGCAGCGGCTCTGGGAGCAGATCCGCGACGAGGTCCGGAGCCGCGAGGGCGACGCGTTTGATCTGCGCGGCTTCCACACCCGGGCGCTGAACCTCGGGTCCGTCGGGTTGGACACGCTACGCCGGGCCCTGGTCGGCTAG
- a CDS encoding serine/threonine-protein kinase, with translation MSTQALADGRYLLGSVLGVGGMAEVYHARDTRLGRDVAVKLFRPGVADGVSRGSDEARLLADLHHPGLVRVLDMDSSSTSSGPTYLVMELVEGPDLGAMLAGGALPADAVRLAGWDVARTLAYIHQRGILHRDIKPSNILTRAADPDSGVFGYLLTDFGIARFYDAARQTATGQTVGTAAYLSPEQARGGTVGTPTDIYSLGLVLLECLTGARAYPGTSLEAAVARLHRSPAIPAELGPAWESLLSRMTADNPEGRPTAGAIAAEFAQWKEPLPRTEVLRADTPAARQFQLSLPDEPGRQPAPTTVLATGPAATEAQPAASVRPAESRATAAEAGASGEPRGGRSVRNPSSQGRPGSSQPGSSRPGSSRPGRRRTWLVGVLAVVAVVIFGFVAILGMNPGGQTPVEELPSVPGTTGELLNELYERVQP, from the coding sequence ATGAGTACCCAAGCACTGGCTGACGGACGCTACCTTCTGGGCAGCGTCCTCGGCGTCGGCGGGATGGCCGAGGTCTACCATGCCCGGGACACCCGGCTCGGCCGGGATGTGGCCGTGAAGCTGTTCCGTCCGGGGGTCGCCGACGGCGTCTCCCGCGGATCGGATGAGGCACGGCTGCTCGCGGACCTGCACCACCCGGGACTGGTGCGGGTGCTGGATATGGATTCGTCGAGTACGTCATCCGGTCCCACCTACCTGGTGATGGAACTCGTCGAGGGCCCCGACCTGGGCGCGATGCTCGCCGGCGGCGCGCTCCCGGCCGACGCCGTCCGCCTGGCCGGATGGGATGTTGCCCGGACACTTGCGTACATCCACCAGCGAGGCATCCTGCACCGCGACATCAAACCGTCGAACATCCTGACCCGGGCAGCCGATCCGGACAGTGGAGTCTTCGGCTACCTGCTCACCGACTTCGGTATCGCACGCTTCTACGACGCCGCCCGGCAGACCGCCACGGGGCAGACGGTCGGCACCGCCGCCTATCTGAGTCCTGAACAGGCGCGCGGCGGCACGGTCGGAACCCCGACCGACATCTACTCGCTCGGACTGGTCCTGCTGGAATGCCTCACGGGTGCCAGGGCCTACCCCGGGACGAGCCTGGAAGCCGCGGTCGCCCGGCTGCACCGGTCGCCCGCAATTCCGGCTGAACTCGGGCCGGCCTGGGAATCGTTGCTGTCACGGATGACCGCAGACAACCCCGAGGGTAGGCCTACCGCCGGTGCCATCGCGGCCGAGTTCGCCCAGTGGAAGGAGCCTTTACCCCGCACCGAGGTCCTCCGAGCGGACACTCCAGCGGCCAGGCAGTTTCAGCTCTCCCTGCCGGACGAACCCGGCCGGCAACCGGCGCCCACCACGGTCCTCGCGACAGGACCGGCTGCCACCGAGGCCCAACCAGCAGCCAGTGTCCGGCCCGCCGAATCCCGCGCGACCGCTGCGGAGGCCGGCGCCTCAGGTGAGCCCCGCGGTGGCCGGTCCGTCCGCAACCCGTCCTCGCAAGGCCGGCCCGGCTCATCCCAGCCCGGCTCTTCCCGACCCGGCTCTTCCCGACCCGGCCGGCGCCGGACCTGGCTGGTGGGTGTGCTCGCCGTCGTCGCCGTGGTGATCTTTGGTTTCGTCGCCATCCTCGGGATGAACCCGGGCGGACAGACGCCGGTGGAGGAGCTTCCCTCGGTGCCGGGGACCACCGGCGAACTTTTGAATGAACTTTACGAGCGGGTGCAACCATGA
- a CDS encoding biotin carboxylase N-terminal domain-containing protein encodes MSESLSAAAHPVTKVLIANRGEIAVRIIRAARDEGLASVAVYADPDRDALHVRLADEAYGLGGSTAADSYLVMDRILEAAQRSGADAIHPGYGFLSENADFARKVMEAGITWIGPSPEAISQLGDKVKARHIAERVGAPLVPGTKDPVASVREVQDFADEFGLPLAIKAAFGGGGRGIKVVRDAADIPEAYDSAVREATAAFGRGECFVERFLDAPRHVETQCLADAHGNVVVVSTRDCSLQRRNQKLVEEAPAPFLSEDQNRRLYEASKAILQEAGYQGAGTCEFLVGQDGTISFLEVNTRLQVEHPVSEEVTGIDLVREQFRLARGEALGYSDPIVRGHSFEFRINGEDAGRNFMPAPGTVQTLTLPTGPGIRVDSGIEAGEVIGGNFDSMLAKLIVTGATRTQALQRARRALAEMRVIGMPTVLPFHAAVVADPAFAPADGPFTVHTRWIETEFTNTIAPWSPADAADSASDDDGGRQRITVEVAGKRLEVVLPAGLGGTGRQATTGKPKKALRTRGGSTASADGDDLTSPMQGTIVKVAVADGDLVSEGDLIVVLEAMKMEQPLTAHKSGTLSGLSAAPGDTVAAGAVIAAISD; translated from the coding sequence ATGAGCGAGTCCCTTTCCGCTGCTGCACACCCCGTCACCAAGGTCCTGATCGCCAATCGCGGTGAGATTGCCGTGCGCATCATCCGCGCTGCCCGCGACGAGGGCCTCGCGTCGGTTGCCGTCTACGCCGACCCCGACCGGGACGCGTTGCACGTCCGGCTGGCCGACGAGGCCTATGGTCTCGGTGGCAGCACCGCCGCCGACTCCTACCTGGTGATGGACCGCATCCTGGAAGCGGCCCAGCGCAGCGGCGCGGACGCTATCCACCCGGGCTACGGCTTCCTGTCCGAGAACGCCGATTTTGCCCGCAAGGTCATGGAGGCGGGGATCACCTGGATCGGCCCGTCGCCGGAGGCCATCTCCCAACTCGGTGACAAGGTCAAGGCCCGCCACATTGCCGAGAGGGTGGGCGCACCCCTGGTCCCCGGCACGAAGGACCCGGTTGCCTCAGTCCGCGAGGTCCAGGACTTCGCCGACGAGTTCGGGCTTCCCCTCGCCATCAAGGCCGCCTTCGGCGGCGGTGGCCGTGGCATCAAGGTGGTGCGGGACGCAGCCGACATCCCCGAGGCCTACGACTCAGCGGTCCGCGAAGCCACTGCCGCATTCGGACGGGGCGAGTGCTTCGTCGAACGGTTCCTCGATGCACCCCGCCACGTCGAGACCCAGTGTCTCGCCGACGCGCACGGGAACGTCGTCGTCGTCTCCACCCGCGACTGCTCGCTGCAGCGCCGCAACCAGAAACTGGTCGAGGAAGCGCCGGCGCCTTTCCTCAGCGAGGACCAGAACCGCCGGCTCTACGAGGCGTCGAAGGCCATCCTTCAAGAGGCCGGCTACCAGGGCGCCGGAACGTGCGAGTTCCTGGTAGGTCAGGACGGGACCATCTCGTTCCTGGAAGTGAACACCCGGCTGCAGGTCGAGCACCCGGTCTCCGAGGAGGTCACCGGCATCGACCTGGTCCGGGAGCAGTTCCGCCTCGCCCGCGGCGAAGCCCTCGGCTACAGCGACCCGATCGTCCGCGGCCATTCCTTTGAGTTCCGGATCAACGGCGAGGATGCCGGCCGGAACTTCATGCCCGCCCCCGGCACCGTCCAGACACTTACCCTCCCCACCGGACCCGGCATCCGGGTCGATTCAGGGATCGAAGCCGGCGAAGTGATTGGCGGGAACTTCGACTCAATGCTGGCCAAGCTCATCGTCACTGGCGCCACCCGCACCCAGGCACTGCAACGCGCCCGGCGTGCCCTCGCTGAGATGCGCGTCATCGGGATGCCGACGGTCCTGCCGTTCCACGCCGCCGTCGTCGCGGACCCCGCGTTCGCCCCGGCCGACGGACCGTTCACGGTCCACACCCGCTGGATCGAAACCGAGTTCACCAACACCATCGCGCCGTGGAGCCCGGCGGACGCGGCCGATTCAGCGTCCGACGACGACGGCGGCCGCCAGCGCATCACGGTTGAGGTAGCCGGCAAGCGGCTTGAAGTGGTCCTGCCCGCGGGCCTCGGCGGAACAGGCCGGCAGGCCACCACCGGCAAACCGAAGAAGGCGCTGCGGACACGAGGCGGGTCGACGGCTTCAGCCGACGGCGACGACCTCACCTCCCCCATGCAGGGCACCATCGTCAAGGTGGCAGTGGCCGACGGCGATCTCGTCTCCGAGGGGGACCTGATTGTGGTGCTGGAGGCAATGAAAATGGAACAACCCCTGACCGCCCACAAGTCCGGCACCCTGTCCGGTCTCAGCGCTGCCCCGGGTGACACCGTGGCGGCCGGAGCCGTGATCGCCGCAATTTCCGACTAG
- a CDS encoding acyltransferase family protein translates to MTGRYLGRAPLATAAQPLPPRGAVTSGPMKSGPVKSGYRPEVQGLRALAVLMVVVYHVWLGRVSGGVDVFLLISAFLLTLSFTRKLETGTPLDLLRYWVNLFRRLVPMAALTIVVTLGAVMAFVPRGRWTEILDQAWASLFYFQNWLLAANSVDYYATDHSTASPFQHFWSLSIQGQVFILWPLLFAVAAVAAHRFRISPRRVLLGLFGLVFASSLAYSIWQTATNQAFAYFDTRTRLWEFALGSLIALTLPYLRLPVLSRVVLGWVGMIAMFAVGIVLQVEQQFPGYIALWPTLAAAAVIVAGGTGKRFGVDRFLSWRPLVQLGDASYALYLIHWPLLVVFLINRDQEAAGLFSGLVIITVSVLWAVVTTRFIDKPIRQLKWAARKRRRSAVVIALCAIVVGVPVGAWQLQIHTAATAAADDANNPGAASLREGFVPFGDDQAPLMPLMTALDREWVNLEEDCSGAYEASSFGPLQAGCTQSTVQNPTQLAVVVGASHPQQWVAAIEPVAKRQGWDLVVLRKGQCPFGAPVGQEPVENCDQWNAEVLAYLDEVNPGLVFTVSSSSHHTRPDDRLVPGYEEAAQQIMADGAQVIAIRDNPRFGINIPECVESSGQDHPSCTFDVGDKLAPVNPVDELAARSPALHSIEMTDLICPGGTCPPVIGNVLVYMDDNHLSETYLKTMVPEFERRLLESLG, encoded by the coding sequence ATGACCGGCAGGTACCTGGGCCGCGCGCCACTGGCGACGGCGGCTCAACCTCTTCCGCCGCGCGGTGCCGTGACGTCCGGCCCGATGAAGTCCGGCCCGGTGAAATCCGGCTACCGGCCCGAAGTGCAGGGGCTGAGAGCCCTCGCCGTGTTGATGGTGGTCGTCTACCACGTCTGGCTGGGGCGGGTCTCCGGCGGCGTCGACGTCTTCCTCCTCATCTCCGCGTTCCTCCTCACCCTCTCCTTCACCCGCAAGCTGGAAACCGGAACGCCGCTGGACCTGCTGCGGTACTGGGTCAACCTCTTCCGGCGGCTGGTGCCGATGGCCGCCCTGACCATCGTCGTCACCCTCGGAGCCGTGATGGCCTTCGTCCCCCGGGGACGCTGGACGGAAATCCTCGACCAGGCGTGGGCCTCCCTCTTCTATTTCCAGAACTGGCTGCTCGCGGCGAACTCGGTCGACTACTACGCCACCGACCACAGCACCGCAAGCCCGTTCCAGCACTTCTGGTCGCTGTCCATCCAGGGCCAGGTCTTCATCCTGTGGCCGCTGCTGTTCGCGGTCGCCGCCGTCGCCGCCCACCGGTTCAGGATCAGTCCGCGGCGCGTCCTGCTCGGGCTGTTCGGGCTGGTATTCGCCTCGTCGCTCGCCTACTCCATATGGCAGACCGCAACAAACCAGGCCTTTGCGTACTTCGACACCCGGACCCGGCTATGGGAATTCGCCCTCGGATCCCTCATAGCGCTGACGTTGCCCTACCTCCGGCTACCCGTACTGAGCCGGGTGGTCCTGGGCTGGGTCGGCATGATCGCCATGTTCGCCGTCGGAATCGTCCTTCAGGTGGAACAGCAGTTCCCCGGCTATATCGCGCTCTGGCCAACCCTCGCCGCGGCGGCAGTGATCGTCGCGGGTGGAACCGGAAAACGGTTCGGTGTGGACCGGTTCCTCTCCTGGCGCCCGCTGGTGCAGTTGGGGGACGCGTCCTACGCTCTCTACCTGATCCACTGGCCGCTGCTGGTGGTCTTCCTGATCAATCGGGATCAGGAGGCGGCCGGGCTGTTCTCGGGCCTGGTAATCATCACCGTGTCAGTGCTGTGGGCGGTGGTGACCACCCGATTCATCGACAAACCCATCCGGCAGCTGAAGTGGGCCGCCCGGAAGCGGAGGCGGTCCGCCGTCGTCATCGCCCTGTGCGCCATCGTCGTTGGTGTTCCGGTGGGAGCCTGGCAGTTGCAGATCCACACCGCGGCGACCGCCGCCGCTGATGATGCCAATAATCCGGGTGCGGCCTCCCTCCGGGAGGGATTTGTTCCCTTCGGTGATGACCAGGCTCCCCTGATGCCGCTGATGACGGCGCTCGACAGGGAGTGGGTCAATCTCGAGGAGGACTGTTCCGGCGCGTACGAAGCCTCCTCCTTCGGCCCGTTGCAGGCCGGCTGCACCCAGTCGACAGTGCAAAACCCAACCCAACTGGCCGTGGTGGTCGGGGCATCGCACCCCCAGCAGTGGGTGGCCGCGATCGAGCCCGTGGCCAAACGCCAGGGTTGGGACCTCGTGGTGCTGCGCAAGGGGCAGTGTCCCTTCGGTGCACCGGTCGGACAGGAGCCGGTCGAGAACTGCGACCAGTGGAACGCGGAGGTGCTCGCCTACCTGGACGAGGTGAATCCTGGTCTGGTCTTCACCGTCTCCTCATCCTCACACCACACCCGACCCGACGACCGCCTCGTTCCCGGCTACGAGGAAGCCGCACAGCAGATCATGGCCGACGGCGCCCAGGTCATCGCCATCCGCGACAATCCACGGTTCGGGATCAACATTCCGGAGTGTGTGGAAAGCTCAGGGCAGGATCACCCGTCCTGCACCTTCGACGTCGGGGACAAGCTGGCGCCGGTGAACCCGGTGGATGAACTGGCGGCGCGCTCCCCGGCACTGCACTCGATCGAGATGACCGATCTGATCTGCCCGGGCGGCACCTGCCCACCGGTGATCGGCAACGTCCTGGTCTACATGGATGACAACCACCTGAGCGAAACGTACCTCAAGACGATGGTGCCCGAGTTTGAACGACGGCTGTTGGAGTCGCTGGGCTAG
- a CDS encoding serpin family protein — MVRVRRVVAVAWLSAAGMALTGCAPAAPDLLSADVERAAVQVGDYPAAVASLRDSSFRLGAMMLAGADPTDNAVTSPVSALSTLAMLRAGAATTTAAEMDEVLGFPAEHRDEAMNALLALWQEYEGNPGTVDEDDPPETPLLHLANGTFIDRGLTVGETFLQTLAAQYGSGVYPVDFSDGSTERILNAWVSEHTGGRIEEAPLDYDPLTRVALLNTVYFAAAWATPFDPVDTAPGPFQLTDGGSIQTDMMRQLVVANYASSSGWTAMDLPYNNGFFLRLILPDDGATPVMSARQLVDVRVGMEGGSQVDVGLVLPKFDHRYHQDLLQLLSGMGLTETFGQDPDFSPINPGLFVSGAAQEATITVAEKGTIAAAVTQISMAESGMPTPDVDLVFDRPFQYQIIHAETGMPLFMGTVMDPR; from the coding sequence ATGGTGCGAGTTCGCAGGGTCGTCGCAGTGGCCTGGCTCTCTGCCGCCGGGATGGCCCTGACGGGCTGCGCCCCCGCCGCCCCGGATCTCCTGAGCGCCGACGTCGAACGCGCGGCCGTCCAGGTGGGGGACTACCCGGCGGCAGTGGCCAGCCTGCGGGACTCATCCTTCCGTCTCGGCGCGATGATGCTCGCCGGCGCCGATCCGACCGACAACGCGGTGACGAGCCCCGTTAGCGCCCTGTCCACGCTCGCCATGCTACGTGCCGGGGCGGCGACGACGACGGCGGCGGAGATGGACGAGGTACTCGGCTTTCCCGCCGAGCACCGCGACGAGGCAATGAATGCGCTGCTGGCTCTCTGGCAGGAGTACGAAGGCAATCCCGGCACGGTGGACGAGGATGACCCGCCGGAAACACCGCTGCTGCACCTGGCGAACGGGACGTTCATTGATCGTGGCCTGACCGTGGGGGAGACCTTCCTTCAGACGCTTGCTGCCCAGTACGGTTCGGGCGTGTACCCGGTGGACTTCAGCGACGGCTCCACCGAACGGATCCTGAACGCGTGGGTCAGCGAGCATACCGGCGGCAGGATCGAGGAGGCGCCGCTGGACTACGATCCGCTGACCCGGGTCGCACTGCTGAACACCGTGTATTTCGCGGCGGCCTGGGCCACCCCCTTTGACCCCGTGGATACTGCTCCGGGGCCGTTCCAGCTCACCGACGGCGGGTCCATCCAGACAGACATGATGCGGCAGCTCGTGGTGGCCAACTACGCCTCCAGCTCTGGGTGGACCGCGATGGATCTGCCCTACAACAACGGTTTTTTCCTGCGGCTGATCCTTCCGGACGACGGCGCGACACCGGTGATGAGCGCACGCCAGCTGGTCGATGTCCGGGTGGGAATGGAGGGCGGATCACAGGTCGACGTCGGTCTGGTCCTGCCGAAGTTCGATCACCGGTACCACCAGGATCTGTTGCAGCTACTCTCCGGCATGGGCCTTACCGAGACCTTCGGCCAGGACCCGGACTTCAGTCCGATCAATCCGGGTCTTTTCGTCTCGGGGGCGGCGCAGGAGGCCACCATCACCGTGGCGGAGAAGGGCACGATCGCGGCGGCTGTCACACAGATCTCCATGGCCGAATCGGGGATGCCCACCCCCGACGTCGACCTCGTCTTCGACCGGCCATTTCAGTACCAGATCATCCACGCCGAGACCGGCATGCCCCTGTTCATGGGGACGGTGATGGACCCCCGCTGA